The Coccidioides posadasii str. Silveira chromosome 2, complete sequence genomic interval CCATAGAATCTTGCATTGAGAATTCCTCGTCTGCCATATACCACTCACGACTCAAAACCATCGAGTTCCCTGACATCAAACCAGCCATCACATCATATCTGGTGTACCAGAGCAGGATATGACGATGGAAATAATCGACATTGATACTTTCCGGAGTATAAAGGTCTACCAGCATGCGGTGGGCAGCTTGATGGTGGTCGATGAGGTTCACCCAGTCCCCGACAAGCTCCTAGTATTCTCCAATCAACAGGTAAACCAGCGTTAGGGCAACATGTACGTACCTCAAATGCAGCTAGCTGAAGAATAGTTAAAAGCATAGCATCGTTATGCTTCTCACCCCCTCGGAGCGAGTTTAAGAGTAGCGAGACCGACTTGTTGTAGTACTGAAGAAAGGTGTAAAGCTTTCCGTTGGGATGTGCAATTGAGTAATGATATGCGGAAAATGCAACGACGGCATATAGCAAAGGCTCATAGCCCATAGCATAGCTCATCATGTCGTCACCTAAGAATTTTGCTGCATGGGATTTAAGAAGATAGTGGTGATAATTTATGTGTTGTTTGCGATAAGCGATGAAAAACGTAACGTCCGGTGTCAAGACAGACAAGTCAGAAGGGGTGGAGGGTGGTAGCGAGTGAGAATCTAAATCACTGCAAGCTGCCGGGCTGGGTGATTCTGTCGATAGTCCAGTGATATCGCTTGATGGAGATGCACATGTCGTATCTACTAGACTCGAACCCGTCTCGGACGACTGGCGTATCTTCCTTCGTGCGAGAGGTTGAACTTGATGTCTCTGGGTAGACGCACTCTGTTTTGAGGTTTCTTTCATCTGTCGCGGTTGAATATCCCGCTTCCACGAGTCTTGGGTGCCCGTGCTAGCATCATTTTGACTAGCCTCCTCTGATTCGGATTCTCGAATTGAAGGATACTTCTCGCTTTTCTTCATATTTGATCGACtatctttctttaaaattGGAGCTGGAGGGAAATTGCACTCTCGCTTTCCTTTACTGCAACCTGAACGATAAACCAAATTAACACATGCGACTTAATATATGCAACTGGCGGATGATTATACTTACGCTCGCAAATAGGGCGAGTCTCATCACACTTGGCGCCTGTTAGTTACGCAACCTTCACAGTTGGCGACACAAAGAGGACAAAGAACACACAAGAAGTGAGAACCGACCTTTACTCGGCGTGCGCGACAGGTGAAACAGCCACTTTTGGTCCTTTTGTGCCGTTTCTGTTCCGGGGGCCTCTGAGGAACCTGAGGTTGAGGTCGAAAATCTTGGGAATCAGGGGAGGGATGAATATGGTGCGGATTATGCCATAACGCAAGTGTGTTGGGATAGTGCGGAGTTAATGAAATGTTCGACGGAGTTGGAAACGCAGCTGACGGTATATTCCACGTATTCGGGCCCGGTGTCGAGTAACCACCCTCCCGGTGGAATCCGGACGCATCAGAGCTCTCCATATCGACTTTTCAATTCTCAGAGGACAGAGGTGTGACAGTTGCGGGAGCCAAGTTCCGTGAGTAGCCTTCAAGAGAAGATGATAAACAGCGTTTGTAGAGATAGCGTGTTTAGGTATAACAGCAGCTTCGCAGGTTTGCTtcaaaggagaaaagaatatctacattaaaaagaaagctgATCGCCATGTCGTCAGTGGCGGCCAGATATGCGAAGAAGTTCTAAAGGGGGAAAACGTTAGCCAAACAGGACACTTCTAATGAAATTTTACCTCAGTATCGTAAACCAATCCCAAAGAGTTCCAAGCTGGCTCAAGGGTCTTGCCCATAGGGACGGATAGTGGAGGAGATACTCCGTAGTAAAAAGGAATAACCGCTGGCAGGAAGCCAGCCAGGGCCAAACTCAATCTGCAAGGGAGTGGCCGTACCCCGTGCTCCGTCCGGAGTACTCTTGTGCGAATTTTAAAGGTGCGCAGGGTTCAGTGCCTCTAAGCTTGTGTTACTCACAGACAACATGCATCT includes:
- a CDS encoding uncharacterized protein (EggNog:ENOG410PJTJ~COG:S~TransMembrane:1 (o580-597i)~BUSCO:5114at33183), whose amino-acid sequence is MESSDASGFHREGGYSTPGPNTWNIPSAAFPTPSNISLTPHYPNTLALWHNPHHIHPSPDSQDFRPQPQVPQRPPEQKRHKRTKSGCFTCRARRVKCDETRPICERCSKGKRECNFPPAPILKKDSRSNMKKSEKYPSIRESESEEASQNDASTGTQDSWKRDIQPRQMKETSKQSASTQRHQVQPLARRKIRQSSETGSSLVDTTCASPSSDITGLSTESPSPAACSDLDSHSLPPSTPSDLSVLTPDVTFFIAYRKQHINYHHYLLKSHAAKFLGDDMMSYAMGYEPLLYAVVAFSAYHYSIAHPNGKLYTFLQYYNKSVSLLLNSLRGGEKHNDAMLLTILQLAAFEELVGDWVNLIDHHQAAHRMLVDLYTPESINVDYFHRHILLWYTRYDVMAGLMSGNSMVLSREWYMADEEFSMQDSMVHPHDLNKKVMAWGARCRRFGMDMASLFAKITQGLITPEQFIEEKAIVDDALEELRQFLESMKDPRYLVLSYPHQQPLEPGDVFDPYVPGVIYGDELWDVNFCAMELITTTLLYKYQIGAILKNMDHSELCEMAKEQAQRIETLNRWPNCPEEMHLWFMSPLGMVVLLLPHDEEHIMWCRKKLARNEQLGYIYPPAMRMKLADFWKIPEVKNWWLPNDEGYPRIVQDIRAWTKERITDPRDTFREAVRDIKAVFGNMSLEDSSSPGTSPSVNSAVGLSPRQSPQDLRPR